A part of Gemmatimonadales bacterium genomic DNA contains:
- a CDS encoding amidase, whose translation MTNLMQLGLRAAARAVSRRQVSPVELVEAALTQVGATNPRLNALLSLSVDSALASARRVERAVMARRTVGPLAGIPLSIKDLILTRDAVTTLGSQIVPGGLPAAVDAPVVARLRRAGAAIIGKANLHEVALGVTTVNEHFGPARNPWNPARIAGGSSGGSAVAVAVGMGLGSVGTDTRGSIRIPAACCGVVGFKPTYGAVPSDGVFPLAASLDHVGPIARSVEDAALMFGVMAGGRVRLAEVLRAVDRAPSKPRIGVSEFLLRDLDGEVARAIEASLRELEKLGARLVAVDIPELEPALEASRVIVLAEAISYHDAMIRKNPKGYGPNLLARLKGGYRISGLQLVQAEAVRLELISAYHSAFQEVDAMIGAVLPVEAPRLSNATLKLGRSRVPLAEGFCRYNAPQNLTGVPALALPCGMTRAGLPIGLQLIGGWGRDATVLGIGAAYQRVTDWHTAWPALAGVQAR comes from the coding sequence ATGACCAATCTGATGCAGCTTGGGCTGCGGGCCGCCGCCCGAGCCGTGTCCCGCCGGCAGGTTTCCCCAGTCGAACTGGTCGAGGCCGCGCTGACCCAGGTCGGAGCAACCAACCCCAGGCTCAACGCGTTGCTCAGTCTGTCGGTCGATTCGGCGCTTGCCTCAGCCCGGCGGGTCGAGCGGGCCGTCATGGCGCGGCGCACCGTGGGTCCGCTGGCCGGTATTCCGCTCTCGATCAAAGATCTGATCCTGACCCGCGATGCCGTCACGACGCTCGGCTCGCAAATCGTGCCTGGCGGACTGCCGGCGGCGGTCGATGCTCCGGTCGTGGCGCGGTTGCGTCGAGCGGGGGCTGCGATCATCGGCAAGGCCAATCTGCATGAGGTGGCACTCGGTGTCACCACGGTCAACGAACATTTCGGGCCGGCTCGGAACCCCTGGAACCCAGCCCGGATTGCGGGCGGGTCGAGCGGTGGGTCGGCCGTAGCCGTCGCGGTCGGGATGGGGCTGGGCTCGGTCGGGACCGACACCCGTGGCTCGATTCGGATTCCGGCAGCGTGCTGCGGCGTGGTCGGGTTCAAGCCGACCTATGGCGCGGTGCCGTCGGACGGGGTATTTCCGCTGGCGGCTTCTCTCGATCACGTCGGGCCGATTGCCCGGTCGGTCGAGGATGCCGCTCTGATGTTCGGTGTGATGGCGGGCGGGCGAGTGCGGCTCGCGGAGGTTCTCCGGGCGGTCGATCGAGCGCCCAGCAAGCCGCGCATCGGCGTCTCGGAGTTCCTGCTGCGGGATCTCGATGGTGAAGTCGCGCGGGCTATCGAGGCTTCGCTCCGGGAACTCGAAAAGCTCGGCGCCCGTCTCGTCGCCGTCGACATTCCGGAGCTCGAACCGGCGCTCGAAGCCTCTCGGGTCATCGTGCTTGCCGAGGCAATCAGCTATCACGATGCGATGATCCGGAAGAACCCCAAAGGCTACGGACCTAACCTTCTCGCGCGCCTGAAAGGTGGTTATCGGATCAGCGGCCTCCAGCTCGTTCAAGCCGAAGCTGTCCGACTCGAACTGATCTCGGCGTACCACAGTGCGTTTCAGGAGGTCGATGCCATGATTGGTGCCGTGCTGCCGGTCGAGGCACCGCGTCTTTCTAATGCAACATTGAAGCTTGGACGCTCACGAGTTCCGTTGGCGGAAGGCTTCTGCCGCTACAACGCACCACAGAATCTGACAGGGGTTCCCGCTCTGGCGCTGCCCTGCGGCATGACACGAGCCGGGTTGCCGATCGGCTTGCAGCTCATCGGCGGCTGGGGCCGAGATGCGACGGTGCTTGGCATCGGCGCGGCGTACCAGCGAGTCACAGATTGGCACACGGCCTGGCCGGCCCTGGCAGGCGTCCAGGCCAGGTAA
- a CDS encoding ABC transporter permease yields the protein MADGSPPRRWRDRALVQLTLARYREFYREPEAVFWTFIFPLIMAGALGIAFRSRPPEVVKIGVIARPEAAATVEGLRQSPLIDLRTFADDSAAARELRTGKVALVVVPQASGTVEYRFDDTRAEGASARRLADDALQRAAGRADPVVTTDALVREPGSRYIDFLIPGLLGMNLMASSMWGIGFTVVDQRRKKLLKRFVATPMRRLHYLGAFVLSRLSLLAVEVGFLVGMGMLVFGVPFRGSVVTLAAVALLGSMAFSGMGLLVAARPKTIEAASGLMNLTMLPMWVLSGVFFSSANFPDAMQPFIKLLPLTAANNALRATMLEGVSLASLGGELTVLAAWLVVTLALALKIFRWQ from the coding sequence ATGGCTGACGGCTCCCCACCCCGCCGCTGGCGTGACCGCGCGCTGGTTCAACTCACGCTGGCGCGCTATCGCGAGTTCTACCGGGAACCCGAAGCCGTCTTCTGGACCTTCATCTTCCCGCTCATCATGGCGGGGGCGCTGGGGATCGCGTTCCGAAGCCGCCCGCCCGAGGTCGTCAAGATCGGCGTGATCGCGCGGCCGGAAGCTGCCGCCACCGTCGAGGGGCTCAGGCAGAGTCCGCTGATCGACCTGCGCACCTTCGCGGACGACAGTGCCGCAGCCCGCGAACTGCGAACCGGCAAGGTGGCCCTGGTCGTCGTACCCCAGGCGTCCGGCACGGTCGAGTACCGCTTCGACGATACCCGGGCAGAAGGCGCCTCGGCCCGCCGGCTGGCCGACGACGCCCTGCAACGGGCCGCCGGTCGAGCCGATCCGGTCGTCACGACCGACGCACTGGTGCGCGAACCGGGCTCTCGGTACATCGACTTCCTGATTCCTGGCTTGCTGGGTATGAACCTGATGGCCAGCAGCATGTGGGGCATCGGATTTACCGTGGTCGATCAGCGCCGCAAGAAGCTGCTCAAGCGCTTCGTCGCCACGCCCATGCGCCGACTCCACTATCTCGGCGCCTTCGTGTTGAGCCGGCTGTCGCTGCTGGCGGTCGAAGTCGGCTTTCTGGTCGGCATGGGCATGCTGGTGTTCGGCGTACCGTTCCGGGGGTCGGTCGTAACGCTGGCTGCGGTTGCCCTGCTGGGCTCGATGGCCTTCAGCGGAATGGGGCTGCTGGTTGCCGCCCGCCCCAAAACCATCGAGGCCGCCTCGGGGCTGATGAATCTGACCATGCTGCCGATGTGGGTACTATCGGGCGTCTTCTTTTCGTCGGCCAACTTTCCCGACGCGATGCAGCCGTTCATCAAGCTGCTGCCGCTCACTGCGGCGAACAACGCCTTACGGGCCACCATGCTCGAAGGCGTCAGCCTGGCATCCCTGGGTGGCGAACTGACGGTGCTGGCGGCGTGGCTGGTTGTTACGCTGGCACTGGCCCTCAAGATCTTTCGATGGCAGTAG
- a CDS encoding ABC transporter ATP-binding protein, whose translation MVSSNTGPALMIRGLVKRYRDVVAVAGLDLVVPRGECFGLLGPNGAGKTTTIEICEGLTQPDEGEVRVLGMTHHEQPRAIRAAIGISLQETQLAEKLTVEETLELFHSLYPKRRPVDDVIAAVQLGEKRNARVGGLSGGQKQRLAIACALVGDPELFFLDEPTTGLDPQSRRQLWSLIEQFKAEGRTIIITTHYMDEAEQLCDRVGIVDHGRIIALGTPRELIGLLGTEHVVEFGLADAATMPTDAELTDLPGVTAVRATDGRRQLDVTLIHEAVPALLALLEARGATLTDLATHSATLEDVFVHLTGRHLRDG comes from the coding sequence ATGGTGTCTTCGAATACCGGGCCCGCGTTGATGATTCGCGGCCTCGTCAAACGATATCGCGACGTCGTTGCAGTCGCAGGCCTCGATCTCGTCGTGCCCCGAGGCGAGTGCTTCGGCCTGCTCGGGCCTAACGGCGCGGGCAAGACGACCACGATCGAGATCTGCGAAGGTTTGACTCAACCTGACGAGGGCGAAGTGCGCGTGCTGGGCATGACCCACCACGAGCAGCCCCGCGCCATCCGCGCCGCAATCGGAATCTCGCTGCAGGAAACCCAGCTGGCCGAGAAGCTGACGGTCGAAGAGACGCTGGAGCTGTTTCACAGTCTTTATCCCAAGCGGCGGCCGGTCGACGACGTCATTGCCGCCGTCCAGCTTGGGGAGAAGCGAAACGCGCGGGTCGGCGGTCTGTCGGGCGGTCAGAAACAGCGCCTCGCCATCGCCTGCGCCCTGGTCGGCGACCCCGAACTCTTCTTTCTCGACGAGCCGACCACCGGCCTTGACCCGCAGTCCCGTCGCCAGCTCTGGAGCCTGATCGAGCAATTCAAGGCCGAAGGTCGGACGATCATCATCACGACCCACTACATGGACGAGGCCGAGCAGCTCTGCGACAGGGTCGGCATCGTCGATCACGGGCGAATCATTGCGTTAGGCACGCCGCGGGAACTGATCGGATTGCTGGGCACGGAGCACGTGGTCGAGTTCGGACTGGCCGACGCCGCCACCATGCCCACCGATGCTGAGCTGACGGACCTTCCCGGCGTCACCGCGGTGCGGGCAACGGACGGGCGCCGCCAGCTCGATGTCACGCTGATTCACGAGGCAGTGCCCGCCCTGCTGGCTCTGCTCGAGGCGCGTGGCGCCACCTTGACCGACCTCGCCACCCACAGTGCGACGCTGGAGGACGTGTTCGTTCACCTGACTGGAAGGCACCTGCGCGATGGCTGA
- a CDS encoding PadR family transcriptional regulator has product MSKHNDDWGLGNLFGFSFDPGQFEFRFGTGGSKGRRRRQIFESGEVKFVILRLIREKPRHGYEIIKALEERLAGCYTPSAGTVYPTLQLLEDQGYVRAVEADGKKVYHITPEGERFLDDNHGVLEDIFDRVRDTVRDFAGGNMADLNQAFAKLATLTYKRAWRLGPDHPSVQRIVEILNQAGHDIEAEWERTSTGGGR; this is encoded by the coding sequence ATGTCCAAGCACAATGATGACTGGGGTTTAGGTAACCTGTTCGGGTTCTCGTTCGATCCGGGTCAGTTCGAGTTCCGATTCGGTACTGGCGGATCCAAAGGACGCCGACGCCGCCAGATCTTCGAATCGGGCGAGGTCAAATTCGTGATCCTCCGGCTGATCCGGGAAAAACCCCGACATGGCTACGAGATCATCAAGGCGCTGGAAGAGCGCCTGGCCGGCTGCTACACCCCATCCGCCGGCACGGTGTACCCCACGCTCCAGCTCCTGGAAGACCAGGGGTATGTTCGCGCAGTCGAGGCGGATGGCAAGAAGGTCTACCATATCACGCCCGAGGGTGAGCGATTCCTGGACGACAACCACGGAGTCCTCGAGGATATTTTCGACCGGGTCCGTGATACCGTTCGCGATTTCGCCGGCGGAAACATGGCCGACCTCAACCAGGCGTTCGCGAAGCTCGCCACCCTGACCTACAAGCGCGCCTGGCGACTCGGCCCGGATCATCCGTCGGTCCAGCGGATCGTCGAGATCCTGAACCAGGCTGGACACGATATTGAAGCGGAATGGGAGCGTACCTCGACCGGAGGCGGGCGATGA
- a CDS encoding ABC transporter ATP-binding protein, translating into MRLREDDLVIKTSGLKKSFKKVNVLQGLDLEVRRNSIFGFLGPNGAGKTTTIKLLLGLARPTDGSATLFGFDSQRDTLEVRRRIGYLAQDPRFYDYMTARETLRFTARFFFQPAGLERHIDETLELVGLADKADRPIRGFSGGERQRLGIAQAQISKPELLILDEPAASLDPMGRRDVLEVMGRLREHTTIFYSTHILEDVQRISDTAAILHHGQLLAHASMGELLSDQTGGTYLIDLVGDTAATRRTVAGLSWVTSLEETTGPDGTHWQVSTDDTSAAELLLLRTILADDAIRVRSFGRRRHRLEDVFVTMIEGGAV; encoded by the coding sequence GTGCGGCTGCGGGAAGATGATCTGGTCATCAAGACCAGTGGGCTCAAGAAGTCCTTCAAGAAGGTCAACGTGCTGCAGGGGCTCGATCTCGAGGTCCGGCGTAACTCGATCTTTGGCTTTCTGGGCCCGAATGGCGCCGGAAAGACGACCACGATCAAGCTGCTGCTCGGTCTTGCCCGTCCGACCGACGGCAGCGCAACCTTATTCGGCTTCGACAGTCAGCGCGATACCCTCGAGGTGCGTCGGCGGATCGGCTACCTGGCCCAGGACCCCCGCTTCTACGACTACATGACAGCGCGGGAGACACTTCGGTTTACGGCGCGCTTCTTCTTCCAGCCCGCCGGCCTGGAGCGACACATCGATGAGACGCTCGAACTGGTGGGTCTGGCCGACAAGGCGGATCGACCGATTCGGGGCTTTTCGGGCGGCGAGCGTCAGCGGCTCGGCATCGCGCAGGCGCAGATCAGCAAGCCGGAGCTGCTGATCCTCGATGAGCCAGCGGCGTCGCTCGATCCGATGGGTCGGCGCGACGTGCTCGAAGTGATGGGGCGCCTGCGCGAGCATACCACGATCTTTTACTCGACCCACATCCTCGAAGATGTCCAGCGCATCAGCGACACCGCAGCGATTCTCCACCACGGGCAGCTGCTGGCGCACGCCTCGATGGGCGAACTGCTGTCCGATCAAACGGGAGGCACCTATCTCATCGATTTGGTCGGCGACACCGCCGCCACCCGCAGAACAGTGGCCGGCCTGTCCTGGGTGACGAGCCTCGAGGAAACCACCGGACCTGACGGAACCCACTGGCAGGTGTCGACCGACGATACGTCTGCCGCCGAGCTGCTCTTGCTGCGCACCATCCTGGCCGATGACGCGATCCGGGTGCGCAGCTTTGGGCGCCGCCGTCACCGGCTGGAGGATGTCTTCGTGACGATGATCGAAGGAGGAGCGGTCTGA
- a CDS encoding ABC transporter permease subunit yields the protein MSLVSTASSGWSTGFGNLLGKELGGWWGTRRWLIHLILWLVAVSGFVLAGTLAQYRTSTNPAGDVEELIQMFFQLGGFFGLIGAVLVTQNVVVGERESGTAAWVLTKPTTRSAFILSKFVALAPTFLLLSLVIPAVASFIMLKAFWGVAPAPAHFAEAVGILALHQAFYIALTLLLGVLLRSRAAVGGVALGFWISGAILPNTKYFAPLTPFLPWPLTDAATSIALWKPLPFQLWVPMLSTAILIVLFLGVALWAFEREEL from the coding sequence ATGAGTCTCGTGTCGACGGCGTCATCCGGATGGTCGACGGGTTTCGGCAACCTGCTCGGCAAGGAACTTGGCGGCTGGTGGGGCACCCGACGCTGGCTGATTCACCTGATTCTCTGGCTCGTTGCAGTTTCCGGGTTCGTCCTGGCGGGAACGCTGGCGCAGTATCGGACCTCGACCAATCCGGCCGGTGATGTCGAAGAACTGATCCAGATGTTCTTTCAGCTGGGCGGTTTCTTCGGGCTGATCGGCGCTGTGCTGGTGACTCAGAACGTGGTCGTTGGCGAGCGCGAATCCGGGACTGCGGCATGGGTGCTCACCAAGCCGACCACGCGCTCGGCCTTCATCCTGTCCAAGTTTGTCGCGCTGGCCCCCACCTTCCTGCTGCTGTCCCTGGTGATTCCCGCGGTCGCCTCTTTCATCATGCTGAAGGCGTTCTGGGGTGTCGCGCCGGCCCCGGCGCATTTCGCCGAAGCGGTTGGAATTCTGGCACTGCATCAGGCGTTCTACATTGCTCTGACGCTGCTGCTGGGCGTGCTGCTCCGGTCTCGTGCGGCGGTTGGTGGCGTTGCGCTTGGCTTCTGGATCTCAGGCGCCATTCTTCCCAACACCAAGTACTTCGCTCCGCTGACTCCGTTCCTCCCCTGGCCGCTCACCGACGCCGCCACCAGCATTGCGCTGTGGAAACCGTTGCCCTTTCAGCTGTGGGTACCGATGCTCTCCACGGCAATCCTGATCGTGCTGTTCCTAGGGGTGGCGCTCTGGGCCTTCGAGCGCGAGGAACTCTGA
- a CDS encoding N-acyl homoserine lactonase family protein: protein MKSHLALLGIAAALATGCGAAAPTPVYDVYAVKYAELHGFPLRGLVLGADSAARVDLAMMVWVLRGQGRVILVDAGFHRDEFISSWSPVAYSRPSEALAPLGIAPEDVTDLIVTHLHWDHADGIDLFPRARVWVQQDEYDHYRDPANLLRTGVFASTIAVLEAVAAEGRLRLAAGDSVEPAPGVLVYTGGRHTRESQYVSVQTASGTAVIASDNLYLYHNLDQRRPIAATWDTVSNLAAHERMRRLAGAPRLIVPGHDPAVFDRFTPVVPGIVRIE from the coding sequence GTGAAATCTCACCTCGCCCTACTCGGTATCGCCGCGGCCCTGGCAACCGGATGTGGTGCCGCCGCACCAACCCCCGTGTACGACGTCTACGCCGTCAAGTACGCCGAGCTTCACGGTTTTCCGCTGCGCGGGCTGGTGCTTGGTGCGGACAGCGCTGCCCGCGTCGACCTCGCCATGATGGTGTGGGTGCTTCGGGGGCAGGGTCGGGTCATCCTGGTGGATGCCGGGTTTCATCGCGACGAGTTCATCTCGAGCTGGTCGCCGGTTGCCTATAGCCGCCCTTCCGAGGCGCTCGCCCCGCTCGGCATTGCGCCGGAGGACGTCACCGATTTGATCGTGACACACCTGCACTGGGATCACGCCGATGGCATCGATCTCTTTCCGCGGGCGCGGGTCTGGGTGCAGCAAGACGAGTATGATCACTACCGTGATCCGGCGAACCTGCTCCGGACTGGCGTGTTCGCATCGACGATCGCGGTGCTCGAGGCGGTCGCTGCGGAGGGCCGGCTGCGTCTTGCGGCCGGCGATTCGGTCGAGCCAGCGCCGGGCGTACTGGTATACACCGGTGGTCGTCACACCCGGGAGTCGCAGTATGTCAGCGTTCAGACTGCTTCGGGTACCGCAGTGATTGCGTCCGACAATCTCTATCTGTATCACAACCTCGATCAGCGCCGTCCGATCGCCGCGACGTGGGATACCGTGTCCAACCTGGCGGCCCACGAGCGGATGCGGCGGCTCGCCGGAGCGCCTCGATTGATCGTGCCTGGCCATGACCCGGCCGTATTCGATCGCTTTACTCCGGTGGTTCCCGGCATCGTACGGATTGAGTAG
- a CDS encoding CocE/NonD family hydrolase has protein sequence MKSDSRARSARVLVALAVVVLVAIGSLPAQVRSDYSKRTQMVRMRDGVSLYTEIWTPVSRSGPLPLLIERTPYNAANIGPRMSNRYQLLADEGYIFVFQDVRGKYQSEGTFMIIRPPRDTTRGEMVDETTDANDTIDWLLANVEGHNGRVGMVGISYGGWLTMMALIDPHPALKATSPQASPDDMFQGDDFRHNGAFRLSYGFEYVANLEAGRVSEPFRFDRADTFEWFLRLGGLANVDAKHFHKKRPTWTDFASHPNFDEYWQRRKVSPVFANKPVTVPTLTVAGWWDQEDFYGPLTIYDALEKNDSKGINYLVVGPWNHGGWARGDGNSLGPIQFGSNTSVLFRERIEAPWFAYWLKDKGTLDLPEALTFRPGSNTWQRHDAWPPVSNVTPKSLYFHADGRLSFEKPTAAAGFDSYVSDPARPVPYRQRPIHPLYGGAVPSTWSIWLVDDQRHAHLRPDVLSYETETLTEDVTVSGRVLARLFASTTGTDADWVVKLIDVYPESFPADPKMAGYQLMVANDVFRARFRNSFEKPVPVVPNQVTPYAISLLAADYTFKAGHKIMVQVQSTWFPLIDRNPQKFVPNIFEARDADYIKATKRIYRSATQPSRVDVSVVTR, from the coding sequence GTGAAGTCGGATTCTCGTGCTCGTTCAGCCCGCGTCCTGGTGGCGCTGGCCGTGGTTGTGCTCGTCGCGATCGGTTCTCTCCCGGCGCAGGTCCGATCTGATTACTCCAAGCGGACCCAAATGGTCCGAATGCGTGACGGAGTGTCGCTCTACACGGAAATCTGGACCCCCGTGTCGCGGTCCGGTCCGCTGCCGCTCCTCATAGAACGGACGCCCTACAACGCGGCGAACATCGGTCCCCGGATGTCGAACCGGTATCAGTTGCTGGCCGACGAGGGCTACATCTTCGTGTTCCAGGATGTTCGCGGGAAGTATCAGTCCGAGGGCACTTTCATGATCATCCGGCCGCCGCGGGATACCACTCGCGGCGAAATGGTCGATGAGACGACGGACGCCAACGACACGATCGACTGGCTGCTGGCCAATGTCGAAGGACATAACGGTCGGGTCGGCATGGTCGGGATTTCCTACGGTGGCTGGCTCACCATGATGGCCCTGATCGATCCCCATCCGGCTCTCAAAGCAACGTCGCCGCAGGCATCCCCGGACGACATGTTCCAGGGTGATGATTTCCGTCACAACGGGGCCTTTCGCTTGAGCTACGGATTTGAGTATGTGGCCAATCTCGAGGCCGGACGGGTCAGCGAGCCGTTCCGCTTCGACCGGGCCGATACGTTCGAGTGGTTTCTGCGCTTGGGCGGCCTCGCCAACGTCGACGCCAAACACTTCCACAAAAAGCGTCCGACCTGGACCGACTTTGCCTCCCACCCGAACTTCGACGAGTACTGGCAGCGTCGGAAGGTGAGCCCTGTGTTTGCCAACAAGCCGGTGACGGTGCCGACTCTCACGGTCGCCGGCTGGTGGGATCAGGAGGACTTCTACGGGCCGCTGACGATCTATGACGCCCTGGAAAAGAACGACTCCAAAGGCATCAATTATCTCGTGGTTGGCCCGTGGAATCATGGTGGCTGGGCACGAGGAGATGGCAACAGCCTGGGGCCGATCCAGTTCGGCTCGAACACGTCCGTGCTGTTCCGTGAGCGGATCGAGGCCCCGTGGTTTGCCTACTGGCTCAAGGACAAGGGCACGCTCGATCTGCCCGAGGCACTGACGTTCAGACCGGGGTCGAATACCTGGCAACGCCATGACGCCTGGCCACCAGTCAGCAACGTGACACCGAAGTCGCTCTACTTTCATGCCGACGGCCGGCTCAGCTTCGAGAAGCCAACCGCAGCTGCCGGTTTCGACAGCTACGTATCTGACCCGGCGCGGCCGGTTCCCTACCGCCAGCGGCCGATTCACCCACTCTACGGCGGCGCCGTGCCGTCGACCTGGTCGATCTGGCTGGTCGACGATCAGCGGCATGCCCATCTTCGCCCCGACGTGCTGAGCTACGAAACCGAGACTCTCACCGAGGATGTCACGGTCTCGGGTCGGGTGCTCGCGCGCCTCTTTGCCTCGACCACGGGCACCGACGCCGACTGGGTCGTGAAGCTGATCGATGTGTATCCGGAATCGTTTCCCGCCGATCCGAAGATGGCGGGCTATCAGCTGATGGTGGCAAACGATGTCTTCCGGGCCCGCTTCAGGAACAGTTTCGAGAAGCCGGTCCCCGTCGTTCCCAATCAGGTCACGCCCTACGCCATCAGTCTCCTGGCCGCTGACTACACCTTCAAAGCCGGTCACAAGATCATGGTGCAGGTCCAGAGCACCTGGTTTCCGCTGATCGATCGCAATCCGCAGAAGTTCGTGCCGAACATCTTTGAAGCGCGTGACGCAGACTATATCAAGGCAACCAAGCGCATCTACCGATCGGCAACCCAGCCGAGCCGGGTCGATGTCTCGGTGGTGACTCGCTAG
- a CDS encoding S9 family peptidase produces the protein MQSSLWLLLLAPSLVLAQAPTQAGQSSGPRRLVPTDIYRIKDVGAPKLSPDGQWVAYTLSTPDSVKDRANTDIHMVSWDGSRRVQLTSSPDGESSPEWSPDNRYLSFLSSRGAENRGAQLWLMDRLGGEGVKVTDIRGGIESYVWAPDGGRLVFVIKDPDPDSTKADEQKPPKAIEIDRWDFKRDYIGYLDRRRTHLYLFDLATRRLTQLTSGDYDDAGPAWSPDGRNIAFTSKRAPGSERTDNWDLYVIEAREGAEPRQLTTTPTNDGRAASYSPDGRWIAFLQRGDPKYWAYNNPRVAVIPSTGGPIRVLTEALDRNASEPTWSHDGKHIYFRFDDDRKTVLARVSPTTGAIERVSDAEQRVSALSVAGDRVALSVTTDTRPAEVVALERGALRRLTAHNDSLMNVIDLGRAERFSSTSKDGTVVGSMLYLPPDYRAGQRYPLALHIHGGPFGQDGHGFDFTRRVMAARGYAVLAVNYRGSSGRGEGFSTAIFADWGNKEVVDLLGAVDQAVASGIADPERLVLGGWSYGGILTNYTIATDTRFKAGVSGAGSSLQLSMYGTDQYVYQYEQELGQPWKNIEPWLKVSYPFLKADRIVTPTMFMGGERDFNVPIIGSEQMYQALMSNNVESRLIVWPGMFHGPRTPGQRIDIINRYLGWWERYVKPAVP, from the coding sequence ATGCAATCCAGTCTCTGGCTCCTTCTGCTCGCCCCATCGTTGGTTCTGGCCCAGGCGCCGACCCAGGCCGGTCAGAGTTCCGGCCCCCGACGGCTGGTGCCGACCGACATCTACCGAATCAAAGATGTCGGTGCGCCGAAGCTCTCTCCGGACGGGCAGTGGGTAGCGTACACGCTGTCGACCCCGGACTCGGTCAAAGACCGCGCCAATACCGACATCCATATGGTGAGTTGGGATGGCAGCCGCCGAGTTCAACTGACGTCGTCTCCGGATGGGGAGTCGAGTCCCGAGTGGAGCCCGGACAACCGTTACCTGAGCTTTCTCAGTTCGCGCGGCGCCGAGAATCGCGGTGCACAGCTCTGGCTGATGGATCGGCTCGGCGGGGAGGGCGTCAAAGTCACCGACATTCGGGGCGGCATCGAGAGCTATGTCTGGGCCCCGGATGGCGGGCGGTTGGTCTTCGTGATCAAGGACCCCGACCCCGATTCCACGAAGGCGGATGAGCAGAAGCCGCCCAAGGCGATCGAGATCGATCGCTGGGACTTCAAACGGGACTACATCGGCTACCTCGATCGCCGGCGGACGCATCTGTATCTCTTCGATCTCGCGACTCGGCGGCTGACCCAGCTCACGTCGGGCGACTATGACGACGCCGGGCCCGCTTGGTCGCCTGACGGGCGGAACATCGCCTTCACCTCCAAGCGGGCACCAGGCAGCGAGCGGACCGACAACTGGGATCTGTACGTCATCGAGGCGCGTGAGGGGGCGGAGCCGCGCCAGCTGACCACGACGCCGACCAACGATGGCCGTGCCGCGAGCTACAGTCCCGACGGCAGGTGGATCGCCTTCCTGCAGCGGGGTGATCCAAAGTACTGGGCCTACAACAACCCGCGGGTGGCTGTGATTCCGTCGACTGGCGGTCCGATCCGGGTCCTGACCGAGGCGCTCGACCGGAACGCGTCAGAGCCGACCTGGTCGCACGACGGGAAGCACATCTATTTCCGGTTCGATGACGACCGCAAGACGGTCTTGGCCAGAGTCAGTCCGACGACGGGCGCAATCGAGCGGGTCAGCGACGCCGAACAGAGAGTATCCGCCCTCAGCGTCGCGGGCGACCGAGTGGCCCTGAGCGTCACGACAGACACCAGGCCCGCAGAAGTCGTGGCGCTGGAGCGGGGCGCCCTGCGCCGACTCACAGCGCACAATGATTCGCTCATGAATGTGATCGATCTCGGCCGCGCCGAGCGGTTCAGCTCGACCAGCAAGGATGGCACCGTTGTCGGGAGCATGCTGTATCTCCCGCCCGACTACCGGGCAGGACAACGGTACCCGCTTGCCCTGCACATCCACGGCGGACCGTTCGGGCAGGATGGCCACGGCTTCGATTTCACTCGCCGCGTCATGGCGGCTCGCGGGTATGCGGTCCTGGCCGTCAACTATCGAGGCAGTTCGGGACGCGGCGAGGGGTTCAGCACTGCCATTTTTGCCGACTGGGGCAACAAAGAGGTCGTCGACCTGCTTGGTGCGGTCGATCAGGCCGTTGCCAGCGGGATTGCCGATCCGGAACGCCTGGTGCTCGGCGGATGGAGTTACGGCGGCATTCTCACCAACTACACGATCGCGACCGATACGCGCTTCAAGGCGGGTGTGAGCGGCGCCGGCAGCTCATTGCAGCTGTCGATGTACGGCACCGACCAATACGTCTATCAGTATGAGCAGGAGTTGGGACAGCCCTGGAAAAATATCGAGCCGTGGCTCAAGGTGAGTTATCCGTTTCTCAAAGCCGATCGGATCGTGACGCCGACGATGTTCATGGGCGGCGAGCGCGACTTCAACGTCCCGATCATCGGATCAGAGCAGATGTATCAGGCGCTCATGAGCAACAACGTCGAGAGCCGCCTGATCGTCTGGCCCGGGATGTTCCACGGCCCCCGCACGCCCGGACAGCGGATCGACATCATCAATCGATATCTCGGATGGTGGGAACGGTACGTCAAGCCTGCTGTGCCCTAG